One genomic region from Pyrobaculum islandicum DSM 4184 encodes:
- a CDS encoding STT3 domain-containing protein, whose amino-acid sequence MDRKGKLLLAVPALLAAFAIALYARMYRVFLWGWWLDEFDPYIRYYLAKYTLEHGVGWWWGGAQFTQFWHPYGVDWGRVLLPGTSLYGLFVYALLRPFGVDLWHAVIAAPAIMNSLAVFSMFYLGYRVGSELGIPNGGVRVGLAAALLTAIAPAFVERGFAAWFDDEPISLFLIPLGLALLIDGLRRPWTGALAGAALGYVVWTWGGHFYVWNLVGLYAMVLPAYYYLKLALAKPGKKSRPPELPFDARNFFLSYLLFYVVYAAFVAAIPRYGVHTVASAFNILPTFGLASAALTWALGLKLGAAKTAELLRRYIWAVAGVVAVGVAVFAAAIAAGLIGGKFLATLLPFGRSAIVASVAEHSTTQFIQILSRYGPIIPFIVASLPYLFTPSGLLALSYLVTAGYSAATMVRLLVLLAPAALLATAVGMVKLVDNRRFGHIVMAAAVVSTVMLFSAVMPTVSQGQGFVQGLARQPTQIATSAVGVVSDDFVDALMWLKTRLPPYEPVASWWDYGYWISVVGNKTSLADNSTINATQIGKIGLAFMAPPQIGAAIFTRQFGTKYVLAIMPYAIYPVTLSTGQQVPLLVHEYPPGGDFLKSYWMTKIALENVGYAADVLKARGMSPEDYIYTRVMSFPGPPPNTAYAYFTIGGSYYPVPLDLNRTLYAMLFSKERFFPIYGNYSQFLPWIFEGVEQPGGGFTSFRSLRLVGGNVYLPTDITPQLQSLGAYVIKGWDRGGVDVVVDPLTNTTQRIPLVTADPRPLRLVYVSKPYGWVVVYEVEGS is encoded by the coding sequence ATGGACAGGAAAGGGAAACTTCTACTTGCCGTGCCAGCCCTATTGGCGGCGTTTGCCATCGCTCTCTACGCCAGGATGTATAGGGTGTTTCTCTGGGGGTGGTGGCTGGACGAGTTTGACCCCTACATAAGGTACTACCTGGCCAAGTACACTCTTGAGCATGGCGTTGGGTGGTGGTGGGGCGGTGCGCAGTTTACCCAGTTCTGGCACCCCTACGGCGTAGACTGGGGCAGAGTACTCCTCCCGGGCACCTCCCTCTACGGCCTCTTTGTCTACGCCCTCCTACGCCCCTTCGGGGTAGATCTGTGGCACGCCGTCATAGCGGCTCCGGCGATAATGAACTCTCTGGCTGTCTTTTCCATGTTCTACCTGGGGTATAGGGTTGGGAGCGAGTTGGGTATACCAAACGGCGGGGTTAGAGTTGGCCTAGCCGCCGCGTTGCTCACTGCCATAGCGCCGGCCTTCGTCGAACGCGGCTTTGCCGCTTGGTTCGACGACGAGCCGATAAGTCTCTTCCTAATCCCCCTGGGCCTTGCCCTGTTGATAGACGGCCTTAGGAGGCCGTGGACTGGGGCTCTGGCAGGCGCCGCGTTGGGCTACGTGGTGTGGACGTGGGGCGGGCACTTCTACGTCTGGAACTTAGTCGGCCTATACGCCATGGTCCTCCCCGCCTACTACTACCTAAAGCTCGCCCTGGCGAAGCCGGGGAAGAAGAGCAGACCCCCGGAGCTCCCCTTCGACGCGAGGAACTTCTTCCTGTCCTACCTCCTATTCTACGTGGTATACGCGGCCTTTGTGGCGGCTATACCTAGATACGGCGTACACACGGTGGCGAGCGCCTTCAACATCCTGCCGACTTTCGGCCTCGCCTCGGCAGCGTTGACGTGGGCGCTTGGCTTAAAGCTCGGCGCCGCCAAAACCGCTGAGTTACTGAGGCGCTACATATGGGCTGTCGCAGGCGTGGTGGCCGTCGGCGTGGCGGTGTTCGCAGCGGCTATCGCGGCTGGGCTCATCGGCGGGAAGTTCCTCGCCACCCTTCTGCCCTTCGGCAGATCGGCGATCGTGGCCAGCGTCGCGGAACACTCGACAACTCAGTTTATACAGATCTTGAGTAGGTACGGCCCCATAATCCCGTTCATAGTTGCCTCTCTGCCGTATCTCTTCACGCCCAGCGGCCTGCTGGCGCTGTCTTACCTAGTTACTGCTGGCTACTCCGCCGCCACCATGGTCCGCCTCCTCGTGCTTCTAGCGCCTGCCGCGTTGCTCGCAACGGCCGTAGGCATGGTTAAGCTCGTCGACAACAGGAGGTTTGGCCACATCGTAATGGCGGCGGCCGTGGTCTCCACTGTGATGCTGTTCTCCGCCGTAATGCCAACCGTCTCGCAAGGCCAGGGCTTTGTTCAAGGCCTCGCTAGGCAACCTACCCAGATCGCCACCTCCGCTGTGGGAGTGGTGAGCGACGACTTCGTAGACGCCTTGATGTGGCTTAAGACCCGTCTGCCGCCTTACGAGCCCGTGGCGTCGTGGTGGGACTACGGCTACTGGATATCTGTCGTCGGGAACAAGACAAGCCTCGCCGACAACTCGACGATAAACGCGACACAGATAGGCAAGATAGGCCTCGCATTTATGGCGCCGCCTCAGATAGGCGCCGCCATATTTACGAGGCAGTTCGGCACCAAGTATGTCCTCGCCATCATGCCCTACGCCATATACCCTGTCACCTTGTCCACAGGCCAGCAAGTGCCTCTCCTCGTACACGAGTATCCGCCGGGCGGCGACTTCTTAAAGTCCTACTGGATGACGAAGATAGCTCTGGAGAACGTGGGCTACGCCGCGGATGTGTTAAAGGCGCGCGGCATGAGCCCCGAGGACTACATATACACGAGGGTGATGTCTTTCCCAGGTCCTCCGCCTAACACGGCGTACGCCTACTTCACCATCGGGGGTAGCTACTACCCCGTCCCGCTGGATTTAAACAGGACGTTGTACGCCATGCTCTTCTCCAAGGAAAGGTTCTTCCCCATATATGGCAACTACAGCCAGTTCCTCCCCTGGATCTTCGAGGGCGTGGAGCAACCAGGCGGGGGCTTCACGTCATTTAGATCTCTGAGGCTCGTCGGCGGCAACGTCTATCTGCCGACCGACATAACGCCGCAGCTCCAGAGCTTGGGGGCCTACGTGATCAAGGGCTGGGACCGCGGCGGGGTAGACGTCGTCGTTGACCCATTGACGAACACCACCCAGAGGATCCCCCTGGTTACGGCCGACCCGCGGCCTCTGAGGCTTGTATACGTCTCCAAGCCCTACGGCTGGGTGGTGGTGTACGAGGTGGAGGGGAGTTAA
- a CDS encoding RNA-protein complex protein Nop10, with protein sequence MRSLLRRCTKCGAYTLSKEKCPRCGGPVKVPHPPKYSPEDKYQRYRILQKLSTGALPVREETKERILKDLLGGP encoded by the coding sequence ATGAGGTCACTCCTGAGGCGTTGCACAAAATGTGGGGCCTACACGCTGTCTAAGGAGAAGTGCCCCAGGTGCGGAGGCCCCGTCAAGGTGCCACATCCGCCGAAGTACTCCCCAGAGGATAAATACCAGAGGTATAGAATCCTACAGAAGCTGTCGACGGGCGCACTTCCCGTCAGAGAGGAGACAAAGGAGAGAATTCTGAAAGACCTCCTCGGAGGGCCTTAA